The Pedobacter roseus genome contains a region encoding:
- a CDS encoding gamma-glutamyl-gamma-aminobutyrate hydrolase family protein, translating to MSDKIIIGVTDCSKYAIYRDWVLSYNQNVEVIQLGYKLNNFDEIKKCDGIVLTGGEDVHPRFYNQPEYYPYCYEDDIDEKRDEFEFKVLTYTEAHSIPVLGICRGMQVGNVFFGGTLIPDIATWGKFDHSKMHDKSDRYHEILVNSSSWLNQIVNTDKGLVNSNHHQSTDKTGKGLVVSAISPDGVTEAMERLEPEGKSFLLFVQWHPERLKDQHSPFSKNIHEAFIHAINLNINHR from the coding sequence ATGTCTGATAAAATAATTATTGGCGTTACCGATTGCAGTAAATACGCCATTTACCGGGACTGGGTCTTATCCTACAACCAAAATGTAGAGGTAATCCAGCTCGGATACAAGCTTAACAATTTCGACGAGATCAAAAAATGCGATGGTATTGTTTTAACCGGTGGTGAAGACGTTCATCCCAGATTTTATAACCAGCCCGAGTATTATCCTTATTGTTATGAGGATGATATCGATGAAAAACGAGATGAGTTTGAATTTAAAGTTTTAACCTATACCGAAGCTCATTCAATCCCGGTTTTAGGTATATGCCGTGGCATGCAGGTTGGAAATGTATTTTTTGGTGGCACTTTAATTCCCGACATTGCAACCTGGGGAAAATTCGATCATTCTAAAATGCACGATAAATCAGACCGCTACCACGAAATTTTGGTGAATTCATCCTCATGGCTCAACCAGATTGTAAATACCGATAAGGGATTGGTAAACAGCAACCATCATCAAAGTACCGATAAAACCGGAAAAGGATTGGTGGTGAGTGCAATTTCTCCAGATGGGGTTACCGAAGCCATGGAACGATTGGAACCGGAAGGAAAATCATTTTTGTTATTTGTGCAATGGCATCCCGAGCGTTTGAAAGATCAGCACAGTCCATTTAGCAAAAATATACATGAGGCATTTATTCATGCGATAAACTTAAATATTAACCACAGATAA
- a CDS encoding iron-containing alcohol dehydrogenase, translated as MIFDKIHQFNFPTTIRFGAGAVKELPAYLSKNQLKAPLIVTDPTIAQLPFFKKIVEDLKSKNISVEVFSDIHKNPVKSDVYKGTDAWDATHRDSIIGIGGGAALDVARAIVLRVNHREDLFKYDDLIGGDIYVTNDVPHFITIPTTSGTGSEVGRSAIIADDETHQKKILFSQKLMAQIVFADPELTMDLPPFITAATGMDALTHNMEAYLAKNFHPMCDGIALEGISLIKDSLERATNKPDLESRSKMLMASMMGAIAFQKGLGVVHSLAHPLSSLLDTHHGLANAVNIPYGMQFNIAGFEDRFKKIARTLELKEENGEAVVKYLFDLNTKVNIPHKLSDIGVKNEHIETLADLAFADFAHPNNPKPVSREDFKQLYLSAL; from the coding sequence ATGATATTTGATAAAATCCATCAGTTTAATTTCCCCACAACCATCCGTTTTGGTGCAGGTGCCGTAAAAGAATTACCAGCTTATTTAAGCAAAAACCAATTAAAAGCGCCATTAATTGTTACCGATCCAACCATTGCCCAACTTCCGTTTTTTAAAAAAATTGTTGAAGACTTAAAGTCAAAAAATATTTCTGTTGAGGTTTTTAGCGACATACACAAAAACCCTGTAAAAAGCGATGTTTACAAAGGTACTGATGCCTGGGATGCTACCCATCGCGATAGCATTATTGGTATTGGAGGAGGTGCAGCTTTGGATGTTGCCCGTGCCATTGTCCTGCGTGTTAACCATCGCGAAGATTTATTTAAATATGATGATTTAATCGGTGGTGATATTTACGTAACCAATGATGTTCCCCATTTTATCACCATCCCAACCACATCAGGTACCGGAAGTGAGGTTGGCCGCAGTGCCATAATCGCCGATGATGAAACGCATCAGAAAAAAATCTTGTTCTCGCAAAAATTAATGGCGCAGATCGTTTTTGCAGATCCGGAGTTAACCATGGATTTACCACCTTTCATAACGGCAGCAACAGGTATGGATGCCCTCACCCACAATATGGAAGCTTATCTGGCAAAAAATTTCCACCCGATGTGTGATGGAATTGCCTTAGAAGGTATTTCGTTGATCAAAGATTCGTTGGAACGTGCCACCAATAAGCCCGATTTAGAAAGCAGGAGCAAAATGTTAATGGCCTCGATGATGGGCGCCATTGCCTTTCAAAAAGGTTTAGGCGTTGTCCACTCGTTGGCGCATCCGCTTTCTTCCCTTTTAGATACCCACCACGGCCTCGCAAATGCCGTGAATATTCCTTATGGCATGCAATTCAACATTGCGGGTTTTGAAGACCGGTTTAAAAAAATTGCCCGAACACTCGAGCTTAAAGAGGAAAATGGCGAAGCCGTTGTAAAATATCTGTTCGATTTGAACACGAAAGTCAATATTCCGCATAAATTGAGTGATATTGGCGTTAAAAATGAACACATAGAAACACTTGCCGATTTAGCATTTGCAGATTTCGCACATCCAAACAATCCTAAACCAGTAAGCAGAGAAGATTTTAAACAATTGTACTTAAGTGCTCTTTAA
- a CDS encoding glutamine synthetase family protein — MSTSKEILDYVKHHPSGKVKLAVADIDGILRGKYVAAEKFASLAEGRLGFCDVTFGWDAGDLAYENGKYTGWHTGYPDAQVKIDLSTFRKIPWENEVPFFLGDFIDDQDQPNFVCPRQLLKKLITECENEGFSPLFAQEFEWFNFSETPETIHEKGFTNLKPLSPGMFGYSILRSTYRNEFMGDLFELLNKFDIPIEGLHTETGPGVYEAAIKYAPALQAADQAILFKTAVKEIAYKHGILATFMAKISENLPGCSGHVHQSLWDSNNKTNLFYEEKDPDKMSEIMKSYIAGQLHCLPHLLPMIAPTINSYKRLVEGAWAPTTVTWGIDNRTTALRALPGSKKASRLETRIVGSDTNPYLALSACLAAGMYGVKNKLKLEQPATKGNGYTDLSNGILSHNLFEATQKMKNSDLAKTLLGEDFVDHFTMTREWECKQYAKVVTDWELKRYLEII, encoded by the coding sequence ATGAGTACTAGCAAAGAAATTCTTGATTATGTAAAACATCATCCATCAGGAAAAGTTAAATTGGCTGTTGCTGATATCGACGGCATTTTAAGAGGGAAATATGTCGCTGCCGAAAAGTTTGCATCACTGGCTGAAGGTCGCCTGGGTTTCTGTGATGTTACTTTCGGCTGGGATGCAGGCGATCTGGCGTACGAAAACGGGAAATATACAGGTTGGCATACGGGTTATCCGGATGCCCAGGTGAAAATCGATCTCTCAACCTTTCGAAAAATCCCATGGGAAAATGAGGTGCCATTCTTTTTGGGCGATTTTATTGATGACCAGGATCAACCAAATTTTGTTTGCCCAAGACAGCTGTTAAAAAAACTGATCACAGAATGTGAAAATGAAGGCTTTTCACCACTTTTTGCACAGGAATTTGAATGGTTCAATTTTTCGGAAACGCCAGAAACCATCCATGAGAAAGGTTTTACTAATTTAAAACCTTTAAGTCCGGGCATGTTCGGCTATTCCATTTTAAGGAGCACTTACCGGAATGAATTTATGGGCGACCTGTTCGAACTGCTGAATAAATTCGACATCCCGATTGAAGGCTTGCATACCGAAACCGGACCAGGGGTTTACGAAGCAGCTATCAAATATGCTCCGGCTTTACAAGCTGCCGATCAAGCGATTTTATTTAAAACAGCCGTAAAGGAAATTGCCTACAAACATGGAATCCTGGCTACTTTTATGGCTAAAATAAGCGAAAACTTACCTGGTTGCAGCGGACATGTGCATCAAAGCTTATGGGACAGTAACAACAAAACCAACCTGTTTTACGAGGAAAAGGATCCGGATAAAATGAGCGAAATCATGAAAAGTTATATCGCTGGTCAGCTGCATTGCCTTCCACACCTTTTGCCAATGATTGCGCCTACCATAAACAGCTATAAACGTTTGGTTGAGGGCGCATGGGCACCAACTACCGTAACCTGGGGAATCGACAACCGCACTACGGCATTACGCGCCCTGCCGGGAAGCAAAAAGGCTTCGCGTTTAGAAACACGGATAGTAGGATCTGATACTAACCCATACTTAGCGCTTTCGGCCTGCCTGGCTGCCGGAATGTATGGCGTTAAAAATAAACTTAAACTGGAACAGCCTGCTACGAAAGGAAACGGATATACCGATTTATCAAATGGTATATTATCCCATAATTTATTCGAAGCCACACAAAAGATGAAAAATTCAGATCTGGCCAAAACATTATTGGGCGAAGATTTCGTTGATCATTTTACGATGACACGCGAATGGGAATGTAAACAATATGCCAAAGTAGTAACCGATTGGGAGTTGAAAAGGTATTTAGAAATTATTTAA
- the eat gene encoding ethanolamine permease, with translation MEQKDGLKKTLTPFMLWGLGVGYVISGMYFGWNLGLEKGGTLGMAIATVAIMVMYVTFSFSYAELACAIPKAGGVFDYANTALGKNMGFIAGIAQMVEFIFAPPAIAFAIGAYFNAFFPQVSILTSAIAVYFIFTALNIYGIKAAASFEVIITVLAVGELLLFSGITLPKFHTENLTHNSFPNGWSGVFAAIPFAIWFFLGIEGIANVAEETKNPQRDISKGFGWGIFTLVVLCVLVFISTIGIGGWEAIVYKNGKSGETSDSPLPLALSMITGDNHLMYHLLITVGLFGLVASFHGLVLAAGRSTYEMGRVKSIPAILGKISPKFQTPANALIGNMVIGIIALVSGKTAEIIIISVFGALTLYIISMVSVMVLRKNSPEMARPFKTPVYPLFPIIALIISFVSFIAMMIYNLKLGLIYSGIILGIFLLYKIFKKAD, from the coding sequence ATGGAACAAAAAGATGGCTTAAAGAAAACGCTTACCCCCTTTATGCTCTGGGGGCTTGGCGTGGGTTATGTAATTTCGGGAATGTATTTCGGCTGGAATTTAGGTCTCGAAAAAGGGGGTACTTTGGGCATGGCCATCGCTACGGTTGCCATCATGGTGATGTATGTTACCTTTAGTTTCAGTTATGCCGAACTGGCCTGTGCCATACCAAAAGCAGGTGGGGTTTTCGATTATGCCAACACAGCCCTGGGCAAAAACATGGGTTTTATTGCGGGTATTGCACAAATGGTCGAATTTATATTTGCCCCTCCTGCCATTGCTTTTGCCATTGGTGCTTATTTTAATGCGTTTTTCCCACAGGTATCCATTCTTACTAGTGCCATTGCCGTTTATTTTATTTTTACAGCTTTAAATATTTATGGTATAAAGGCAGCGGCTTCTTTTGAAGTCATTATTACGGTTCTAGCTGTTGGCGAACTCCTCTTGTTCTCAGGCATTACATTGCCGAAATTTCATACAGAAAATCTGACACACAATAGTTTCCCAAACGGCTGGAGTGGTGTTTTTGCAGCGATCCCCTTTGCCATCTGGTTTTTTCTGGGTATTGAGGGCATTGCCAATGTCGCTGAGGAGACCAAAAACCCGCAACGAGACATCAGCAAAGGTTTTGGATGGGGCATATTTACCCTGGTTGTATTATGTGTACTGGTTTTTATTTCTACCATTGGCATTGGCGGTTGGGAAGCCATTGTGTATAAAAACGGAAAATCGGGCGAAACTTCCGATTCACCTCTACCTTTAGCCCTTTCAATGATTACGGGCGATAATCATTTAATGTACCACTTACTCATTACGGTTGGCCTATTTGGCTTGGTTGCCTCCTTCCATGGATTGGTTTTAGCAGCTGGCAGGTCTACCTACGAAATGGGAAGAGTGAAAAGCATCCCTGCAATATTGGGAAAAATCTCCCCGAAATTTCAAACACCGGCTAATGCGCTGATCGGTAATATGGTCATTGGCATCATCGCCCTTGTATCGGGCAAAACCGCCGAAATTATCATTATTTCTGTATTTGGTGCCTTAACTTTATATATCATATCGATGGTTTCAGTAATGGTACTCCGAAAAAACAGTCCTGAAATGGCGAGGCCCTTCAAAACACCGGTTTATCCATTATTTCCCATCATTGCCTTAATTATTTCCTTTGTTTCTTTTATCGCAATGATGATTTATAATCTTAAATTAGGTTTAATTTACTCAGGCATTATTTTAGGCATATTTCTTCTATATAAAATCTTTAAAAAGGCAGATTAA
- the yiaA gene encoding inner membrane protein YiaA gives MNQKPSNAFVAAAWMALGIGMIGFIVGLWRSDMLLNEKGYYFTVLMFGLFAVISLQKAVRDKLEGIPVTEIYYGISWFSTLLTITLLVIGLWNATLLPSEKGFYAFAFLLSLFGAITVQKNTRDSQIVNKNRDSE, from the coding sequence ATGAATCAAAAACCATCGAATGCATTCGTGGCTGCGGCCTGGATGGCATTAGGTATCGGAATGATCGGCTTTATTGTAGGCCTGTGGCGTTCTGATATGCTTCTCAACGAAAAAGGATATTATTTTACCGTATTGATGTTTGGCCTTTTTGCCGTAATCTCTTTACAAAAAGCTGTTCGCGATAAACTGGAAGGAATTCCGGTTACCGAAATTTATTACGGTATCAGCTGGTTTTCTACGCTATTAACCATCACCTTACTGGTAATTGGTTTGTGGAATGCCACTTTGTTACCCAGCGAAAAAGGGTTTTATGCCTTCGCCTTTCTACTCTCGCTTTTTGGCGCTATAACGGTGCAGAAGAACACGAGAGACAGTCAGATTGTAAATAAAAACCGCGATTCGGAGTAG